The DNA region GATCTTGAAAAAGGTTTTGCTTTTGAGGTTGATGATTATTTGGCCAAACCATTTAAACCTCAGGAATTATTACTAAGAATAAATAAAATTCTAAAAGAATAATTTGAGTACTATAAAAGGATAAGAGATAATAGTAAAACAATCTAATTGGTTGGCTAATTAAGCGGGATAGTGACGTTAAATTCAGTGCCAACATGTTTGTAAGATGAAATATGCAGGGATCCACCGGCCTCATCCAATAAATGCTTGACAAGTGTTAACCCAAATCCATAACCATTTTCCCCAACGGTACCATGTGTTGATACTGCTGTACCCTGAGAGATCTGATCAATTGTCTCCTGATCCATCCCTACGCCGCTATCTTTGACATTGACAACTAATTCGTGTTCTGACTCAACTTGTTCATTAAGATGCAGCTCAACGCTAACCTCTCCGCCTTCTGGAGTAAATTTTATGGAATTGGATACCAAGTTTCCTACTATTTGTAGTAATTTAGATCTGGAGAATGTAATTACCTCCGTTTTAACGCTGGTTGAAATGTCTAAGTCAACCCCTTTGGATTTTGCTTGTGGATGATAAAGCTCCATTAGTTTTTCACAGAATGAGCTGCAACTGTATTTAGGGCCATTTTCTTTATCATCTTGACTTGTACAATCGCCCATTATTTTTTCGACCATTGCGATCACGGATTCTGCTCCATCTTTGATAATGGAGACAAGCTCTAATATGCTCTCATAATTTTCTTCTGCGATTTCTTCTTCGATCAGATCTGCAACACCTATCATCCCGGAAATCGGATTTCGTAAATCATGACTTATTTTGTAATTGATCTCTCGCAGCGCATTAATATTATCCTGTTTAGTCTTCAATTCACTAATCATCTCAAGGCGTCGCACGACTTCATTACCAATGAGTGTTAGTAACTCTCTTTTATTAGAAGAAATGCTTTGTTGCTGTTTGTCCATTACACAAAGTACACCGATAGGTAAGCCCGAACTTGTTTTAAGTGGAACTCCATAATAGTAGCGCAGACCCGGCCCTTTCTTTACATAATTACGATCCTTGAAACGCTCATCTTCGGAAAGATCTTTTATTTCAAGCTGATCTGGCTCTAGTATGGTGAATTGGCAGACCGACTCCTCCCTTGGCATTTGGTTTAATTGCAGCCCTTGAGACGACACAGTCCATTGGGTAAAGTTATCAATCAGATTGATAAGTGATATCTCGGTATCAGCAATCCTTGCTGCCAGACGGGTTAGATCACCGAGATGTTGCTCAAGTTCTTGGTAATCCAAATCAAGGCTGGCAAGCTTTTCGAGGCGCTGCCATTCTTTGTCTGTTTTAGGTGCTTGTTCATCGACAGTAATTGTATCCATTTCGTATCCTATTTATACCAAGTTGCTGTTTTATCATTATCATTGCTTGATCCTGTCTATTATGCAATAATTAGTACATGGTAAAGTCAATAGTTGCAGAAAAATCATCTGACTGAGACGACGAGCTTACTATAGTTTTGACATCGAAGGTGTACTTGCCTGGAGACCAGTTATTCGGGTAAGGCCATCCCCAGCAGGCAGAATGGTCGCTAAATTCGGAATTTGCCGGTATCCAACTATCGGCTTTATTTTTGGTTACTTGGTTACCTGCTTGATCAAAGAGTTGGAAGGTAAAATCTAAATTACGATTAGTGTCATAACTGGGATGTTCCAAGGTGATTTCCCAGCAAATAAATCTACTATCATAATGGGAGAATAAATCACTATAATTACGGCGAATTGAACCCTCAGGTGTAATTCCCGCCCCCTTCTCATATATCCAAGTACTTCTAAGTTTAAGAGATGCTATTGGGGCTTCTTTGTAGTCTGCTTTTTTTTCGGCTATCAACTCTTCGATTGAAAAATTATCAACCACGTGTCCTTCTGGTTTTTCGGATGTTACTTCATGGGAATTGTTTCCTGTAAAAGCAACATACGTAATGAAATAGACTAGCGATAGTAATGCCGTTTTAACCCAAATCATGATGTAGATGATTAATGATTTTTGATAGCCAGTTATTTTGCTGACTTTATACAGAATGAATTTACATCCTGTCATACTCTCTTTGTTAAGATTCCTTAACAAACATTAATATTTTCTAATGTAAATGTCAAAAGGAATTTTGTTTAGATATTTCTCTTTTAGAAACAACTACTTATTAACTGTAAATTAACAACAATATCGCGGATTAGAACTGTTTCATCTAACGGATATTTCATTTGATATCGATTTTTAATCGGTAAATAGTAGTGCCAAATACAGAAATGAGGTCACATGAAGGGAAATGGCAAAAAGGTACTGATAGTAGAAGATGATTTGCTCATATCAATGCTGGAGCAAAGAATGTTAACAAATCTAGGTTTCAAAATATCGGAAACGGTTACAAGCGGCGAAGAGGCTGTTGATGTTTTTGGGAATCAGCATATTGATTTAATCATTATGGATATCGCTCTGGAAGGAAAGTTGGATGGCGTTGAAGCAAGTCAACAGGTTAGGAAATCCGAACCTTCGGTACCAATAATATTTATATCGGGTAATATTAAGCAATATGAAGACGAGATTAGCAAGCTATCCAGCCCGATAATTAAAATTTCAAAGCCTTTCACTTCGCAGGACCTATCAGAGGCAGTTGATCAAATATTCAGCTAATTTTATTTGCCAATCAGTAGTTTATTTAGAGATAATTACAGTAATTGATTCTGATTTTGATTCCCCAGCCGTAGTCTGAACATGGGTTTGGATTACAAGAAAGTAATAATGGATTTACCGTTCTTATTTTAAAGTAATAAGTCTTAATCGACTAAGATTATAAATTAGAATGCGATCCTCTTGTATTCGGTTCGAACCGTAATCTTAGGTGAAATCCACCTTTGGTATCAAGTTCGTAATCACCGCCAAGTTGGTTAATCAGCGTTTTCATGATAACCATACCCGTAGACCTTGCCGTTTCTAAATTAAAGGGTTCTTCAAAACCTTTGCCATTATCCTTGTAATCAAGCTGGCATTTGTCTTCCAAGAATGTAATGGTAATCTCTATTTTCCCCTTTTCCTCGAAGGCATATTTCATGCTGTTGGTCATTAATTCATTGAGCAGTAGACCGAGGGGAACGGCGCTGTTAATATTAAGCTCCCTTCGGGTAATATCGGTCTCAATGCGTATATCAAGTCCGCGGGGCATGATGGATTTTTTTAAATCTTGTGACAGCGTATTTATATAATTATGCAGGTTTACGGAACTTAAGTCTTCGGTACCGTAAATCAGCTCATGAACTCTTGCTATAGACTGTATGCGGCTACGGCTTCGCTGAATAGGCAGTGCTATCTTTTCATCACCATCGTTTAAATCAAATAGCTCTAGCTCTAACATACCCGAAATGATGGCAAGATTATTTTTTACCCGGTGATGCACTTCTTTGATTAGTACTTCATTCCTTTTTTGAGATTTTACCCTCTCCGTTATATTGATTCCATTTCCGAGAATATACTTGTCGCCGTTTTGTTCCATTAGCGATCCGTTAATGAAAAATTGATATTTTTCACCACCTGCAACCATAACGGTTTCTATTTCGGCATACCCTGTGGCTAGCACTTCCTGAATCTTCGCGGCAATGTCATCTTGCACTTCGGGAGCTATCAAGTCATAAGGGCTAATATTCTGCAAATCCTCCTCGGATATACCAAAAAATTCATAGGCATTTTTATTCAATAGTTCGAATTCCAGATCTCTATTCATCAAATAAAATAGGCCGGGCATGCTATCTAGTATTTGCCTGGAGAACTGAACCTGGTTTTGCAGGTTATCTTTAATCTTCTTTTCCTCGGTAACATCTTCGAGCATGACTAGAATAGAGTCCACCTCACCTTTTGCATCCAAAAAGGGGCTTGCGTGGATTCTTGCAGGAAAAATCGTACCGTCTTTCTTCATGCGTTCAGCTTCTGCACCCTGTACTTTTTTCCCGGCCTGTATCTTTTTGAGTAATTGCTTATAAGAATCTACTTGGCCTACGGTGTTGACATGTGGTAATGTACTGCCCAGCGCCTCCTTTTTGGTAAAGCCCAACACCTTTTCCGCAGCTTCGTTCCACAGGCCAGTTACCTTACCATCACTTGACTCGATAAATATAGGCATGGGGGCAATTTCAATGAGGGAATGCAGCCTTTCATCTGCAGTCTTCTTTTCGGTCTCATCAATAATGTGCGCTACAAAAACACATTTGCCTTTATACTCACCACTTCTGATATAAACACTCACCGGATAGTTGCTTTCATCAGCTCGTGTATGTATTGTTTCGAATTCGACTACTTCTTTTTCACCATCCTTGAGAGGTTTGATTAACTTTAGGAAATATTCCCCTGAAAAGTCAGTTTTAAGATCTAACGGTGACATCGAGTTCAATTCCTCGAGCGTATATCCAAGGTTATTGATGGCAGCTTCATTGACGTATAGAAATTGTAGGTTCTCCTGGTCAAAAATGTAGATCTCACTAACGCTCTGCTCTATCAGGTGATAGAGACCTTCGCGCTCTGCTTTAGCCTCTTCTTGTTCGGTTACATCTATCTTTAAGGTATCCCAAAGCACCGTGCCATCTTCCTGCAGCTGGGGTTTGCCTCTCCCTTGGATCCACTTACGTTTCCCACTGGGGGTCTCAATACGATATTTATGGTCCCAAAAAGTTAAGTGTTTGGCCGACTGTTGTATTGACTCTTTTAAGTTTTGCTTGTCCTCCTCTATGACCTGCTTCCATAGCTTATCCGTGGAGACCCTAACCTCCTCGGCAGTTAGCTCATGCAAACTTTCAACGGCTCCGTTTACGTAAATCAACTCATCACTACCATCCGGGTAAATCTTATACTCCTGAAACATACCGTCGACATTACGTAGTATTTCCTTGAGTTTGTTTTCGCTTGCTTTCAGCTCATTCTCCGCTATTTTACGTTCGGTAATGTCGGATACGACCCCGTGTAGATCGGTAACGTTGCCATTGTTATCCGTAATTGGCAATCCTTCTACATGTAAAAACTTTGTGTTTCCCTTAGGTGTTACCATTTTGATGTCAAAACGGTAGGGTATGCCTTCCTGTACAGCTTCTTCTACCGCTTTCTTGTGGAATTCTTTCTCGTCCGGGTAGTGCTCCATAACTTCTTCATAAGAGGGTACTCCCTGGTCTTTATCGCGTTCGTAAATTTCGTACATGTTATCTGACCAGAAGACCTCCCCGGTTGCAACATTAAAATCCCAGTAGCCCAGTTTGCCAATGTGATGTGCCTCTCGGAGCCGTTCTTCACTACGCAACAGCTCCAGCTCCGCGTTCTTTCGTTCGGTAACATCTTCCTGGATGGCGATGAATTGCGCTAGCTGCCCCTGATCATTAAGCACCGGAGTGATGTTTAAATTAATCCAGTATTTCTCTCCATTTTTCCTGTAGTTTAAGACCTCTTCAGTGAAGGGAACTTCTTTTTTTAGTTTTTCTGAAATTAGCTTTTTTGTTTCCAAGTTGGTTTCCGGACCATGCAGCAATTCACTGGGATTCCTGCCCACGGATTCTTCAAAACTGTAGCCCGTCATAGTTGTGTAAGCCTTATTGACCCAGTCAATCTTTTTATGTTTGTCGGTAATGATCACCCCATTCTGGGTGTGGCTGGCCACCATCGATAATTTCTTGAGTTCCTGCTCGGACTCAACTTTATCTGTAATGTCAACCATCGTACCCGATATCTTCAAGGTTTTTCCGTGTGCTACAATAGGTTTACCGGTAATATTTACTATTTTTTTCTGGTTGGACGGGGTGCGGAGGACTACCTCTATATCGTATGGCTGTTGATATTCGATGGCATTTCCCATCGATTGATGAATTAACTGTTGGGACGACTCATCAAATTTCTCGATGAACTTGTCCGCAGAAATATTCATCTGGCGTGGGGAAAGTTCGTAGATTTGGCCCGCCATAGGAGTATGATAGGTCTCCCCGGAAATGACATCATATTCCCATCCTGAAACCCCCGATATTTCTTCCACCTGCCTGCGAAGCCGTGATACTTGTTGCTCCTTGGTGATATCTCTTACTAAAGAAAGAGCATATTTTGTGTCATTGTCTAGTTGTAGCAAGCTCAAAGTAGAGTGAACACTTCGTAGGACTTGATCCTTACATTGCAGCAGCCAGTTACCGGATAGGGTTGCGTTTTCCTGGAAAACCAACTCCATTTTATCCTGCACGTTTTGGTGGCTTTCGGAAAGATTGAGCTCTAAGGCGCTCATGCCCATTAGTTCTTCTTCAGTAAACCCTGATAACTCCGCAAAAGAATCATTAACCATCGTATAGTTTAATGACTCATCAATAATGGCAATTCCTATCTCCCCGGTATTAAAGATGGCCTTAAAAAATTGGTCTTTTTGTTGTTGTAGTCGGGCTTCAAAAAGTCCGGCCAATAGCCGATAAACAACCGTGGGAAGGCGGTCTAAATTATCTTTCATTACATAATCATGGATCCCAATTTTAATAGCCCCTGCTGCCTTCTTTTCGCCTATGTAACCGGAAATCAACACGAAGGGAATGTATCTCAAGTCTTCTTTGGTGATCTCATAAGCCTCTATACCATTAATATCAGGCAAGTTATAATCTGAAATAATCAAGTCCGGGGTGACTTCTTTTAAGGCTTGTAGGTACTGCGCTTTGTTGGTGGCAACAGTTACTGAAATACTCTGCTCGACCTTTTGGAGATGTAATTGAATGAGCTCAGCGTCACTAGAATCATCTTCGAGCAATACTATTTGATAAGAGTTAGCCATATGAGTTATAAGATTTTAAAGGTATAGAAACCGAAATAAAGAAAAAGTAATAGCCTATAACTCTACATGCTAAACTCCCGAAAACTTTATCTTGATAGCAGTCAACCCTTCATATTTCGAGTCATTTTGTGTGGTTCATTTTTATTTAATGATGTGAATAAAAATGTACTCTTAATACAAGTATTTTATACAAGTTATATTTTTCACATTAAAATCCAATTTTAAGACATCCAACTCTTTAAACTTTAGGTTTTTTTAATGTTCATGAACTTAAATGAGAAAGGGAACCCTGTTTAAAAGATACCGCTATAGATAGGCAGATATTGCGGTATCTGAAGTTGAGAAAAGCTTAAGAGCTGTCACACTCAAAAGCATAAGAGATTTAGCATTGGAGGAAATGTGGTAGAAAAGAGTAACCCTTTGTAATACTGTGCGGCACTCTTGCATGTCCTTTTTTAGCAAATCACCAAAACCTTCTTCTTAGCAGGATTTTTTGGCTTCGTTCTACGCCTAAGTGTTTGAACGATCTTTTCACACTCACGCCTTTTGGCTTCTTGTAGCAACTCCTGATAATCGTCAATCATGAGTTCCAGGTGCAAATTGGGATAATCACTGAAATCGAGTTCTTCGCTCATAATGATAGATTTTGTGTAGATGATACACTTGTAATATAATCGGTATATTAAAAAATCCTAATAAAGATTAGAAAATATTAATATTTAATATTTGTAAAAAGAAAAAAGTGTATTTAGATCAATTGAGAGGCTTTAATCAAAAATAAATATTTAATTTTGTAACCTTTATGTACTAGTATCGTCCCACTATCAGAACATTAAGAAATTCTAATGAAATTAATGTTTTCGGGTACAAACATATTTAACTCAATAGAGAGGTATTATGGGACGTGCAATGCTAATAATTGTATCAGGGGTGATGGTAGCGATGGGTTCATGGAATATAAGCTCAATGAACCAGGCTGGTATGCTAACCAAAAGTAACGCCGGGTATGCCGAGTTTGTGAATGCCAAAAATACGGCTCATATGGCCATACAGATGGCCATGCAAAAGATGAATGATGACTCGACCTGGGCATCAACTCATGATGCTGACAATCCATGGATGGGCAGTATTAATGGAAATTCGTTTTTGTTATATACAGAATATATTCATGACAGCCCGGACTTTTGGTCACCGGATACCGTTAGACTGTATTCTACCTCCCAGTTGGAAAACTCGTCGTTGCCTGTTGAGATTGTAAGTGTTTATGAGATAAACTCTTTTGATTATATCCCTGATTTTAAATCACCATTGACTATCGCAACTACTAATTTCAGCTACTCATCCGGTGGAAGTTCCAGTATCAATGGATTTGATGATTCCGGAACTGGTTGCACGGATAAACCAGGAATAACCGTGATGGATAGCTATTCCAAAGCTTTAATAGAAAACCATACTGCTAATGATTTGACGGGTGATCCGCCCGTTAAAACCGATTCCCTGCTTTCCTATCAGCCTACCGATGACTTGATTAAACGTCTGGAAGGAATGGAGTACACAAAAAACATTTCCGGCACATATAAAGGCGATTTGGGAACCAAAAATAATCCGGGGGTATTTTTCGTCGAAGATCAAGCTAGGTTAACGGGAGGCATCTCAGAAGGGTATGGTATTTTAGTAATACGTTCTGGAGGGGAAATGGCATATGAAGATAGTTCAGGAGTGGAACTGGATGTAGCCGGAAACTTTGAATTTAATGGGTTGGTAATATTTGAGAATGCCTATGACTTTGACGGGACCGGAACACCAACGATTAGGGGGTCGGCTCTGGTTGGTAACACCCCGACTTTTGATCGTATTATTGATATCAATATTTCCGGTAATCTTAGCCTGCAATACGATTGTACCGCAAAAAGTTATGCCCAAAAAGCTGCTGCTTTGGCGGTCAAACAGAACAAATACAAATTGGTAGCCACCTTTGATTAACTACTATATGAGCTATGGCGCCTTATTTACTACCAACCAATAAATACCCATATTGTTAACAACATTCATAAAATCCTGAAAATCAACGGGTTTACGCACATAGCTGTTTGCGCCGAAATCATAGCCTTTTACAATATCTTCTTCTTCCTGTGAGGAGGTAAGTATCACAACCGGGACTCGTTTTATGTTATCCTGGCTTTTGATTTTTCTTAACACCTCGTGGCCATTCACTTTAGGCAGCATAAGATCAAGTAAAATCAGTTCGGGGAGCCCAAATTTTTCTACGCCATTTGAATCTTTCCCGAGAAGGAAGTTGATGGCTTCTTCTCCATCTTCAACGACTTTAATCTCATTGGCAAAATTATTTTTCTTAAATGCCAATTTAGTCAGTTCAATGTCATCAGGATTGTCTTCGATCAATAATATGTAACTGTTTTTATTGCTCATACTGCTCATGACTATATTTGAAATTAAAATAAAATGTGGCGCCGCTGCCGAGTTCACTTTCTGCCCAGATGGTGCCGCCGTGCATGGTAATGATTTGTTTTACAGTAGTCAGGCCTATACCTGTACCGGGGTACTGTTTCTGCGCATGAAGTCTTTGAAAAGCTTTAAAAAGCTTATCCGAATAAGCCGTATCAAATCCAACACCATTATCTTTAATAAAATAGTGTGTCCCTGATTCGGTTGTCTGCGTGCCAAAACTAATTTCCGGAGAGTCTACTTTCGAAGTGAATTTTAAGGCGTTCGAAAGCAAATTATTTATCAAAACATGTGTAAGTCCCGGATCTGCGACCCCTGTTACCTGTTCTTGTACGTTTAAGATTACTTTTGAATAGTCTCCGTAGTTTAACAATTTCGAGAATTCCTCTTTTACAATCTCACTTAAATTAATTTCCTTAACTTCAATTTTTGTCCTTGAAGTGCGAGATAATTTGAGCAGGGAATCGATAATATCACCCATATCCTGCGTGCCCTGTCGTATCCTTTTAAGATAATGTCCGCCCGTCTCATCCAAATGTGATGCATATTCATCCAAGAGTTCCTTACTGAAACCGTCAATCCTGCGCAGGGGAGCTCGAAGGTCGTGAGAAACTGAATACAGGAAATTTTTTAGATCTTCACTGGCCGCTTCGAATTGTGCGCTTTTTTGATTGATAAGATAGTTCAACTCTTTATTGCTTTCTTTCAGCTCAAAAAACACTTCTGAAATTTTCTTTTTGTCCGTTGGCACATTTGAGGAGATTG from Halalkalibaculum roseum includes:
- a CDS encoding GAF domain-containing sensor histidine kinase — encoded protein: MDTITVDEQAPKTDKEWQRLEKLASLDLDYQELEQHLGDLTRLAARIADTEISLINLIDNFTQWTVSSQGLQLNQMPREESVCQFTILEPDQLEIKDLSEDERFKDRNYVKKGPGLRYYYGVPLKTSSGLPIGVLCVMDKQQQSISSNKRELLTLIGNEVVRRLEMISELKTKQDNINALREINYKISHDLRNPISGMIGVADLIEEEIAEENYESILELVSIIKDGAESVIAMVEKIMGDCTSQDDKENGPKYSCSSFCEKLMELYHPQAKSKGVDLDISTSVKTEVITFSRSKLLQIVGNLVSNSIKFTPEGGEVSVELHLNEQVESEHELVVNVKDSGVGMDQETIDQISQGTAVSTHGTVGENGYGFGLTLVKHLLDEAGGSLHISSYKHVGTEFNVTIPLN
- a CDS encoding response regulator — encoded protein: MKGNGKKVLIVEDDLLISMLEQRMLTNLGFKISETVTSGEEAVDVFGNQHIDLIIMDIALEGKLDGVEASQQVRKSEPSVPIIFISGNIKQYEDEISKLSSPIIKISKPFTSQDLSEAVDQIFS
- a CDS encoding PAS domain S-box protein yields the protein MANSYQIVLLEDDSSDAELIQLHLQKVEQSISVTVATNKAQYLQALKEVTPDLIISDYNLPDINGIEAYEITKEDLRYIPFVLISGYIGEKKAAGAIKIGIHDYVMKDNLDRLPTVVYRLLAGLFEARLQQQKDQFFKAIFNTGEIGIAIIDESLNYTMVNDSFAELSGFTEEELMGMSALELNLSESHQNVQDKMELVFQENATLSGNWLLQCKDQVLRSVHSTLSLLQLDNDTKYALSLVRDITKEQQVSRLRRQVEEISGVSGWEYDVISGETYHTPMAGQIYELSPRQMNISADKFIEKFDESSQQLIHQSMGNAIEYQQPYDIEVVLRTPSNQKKIVNITGKPIVAHGKTLKISGTMVDITDKVESEQELKKLSMVASHTQNGVIITDKHKKIDWVNKAYTTMTGYSFEESVGRNPSELLHGPETNLETKKLISEKLKKEVPFTEEVLNYRKNGEKYWINLNITPVLNDQGQLAQFIAIQEDVTERKNAELELLRSEERLREAHHIGKLGYWDFNVATGEVFWSDNMYEIYERDKDQGVPSYEEVMEHYPDEKEFHKKAVEEAVQEGIPYRFDIKMVTPKGNTKFLHVEGLPITDNNGNVTDLHGVVSDITERKIAENELKASENKLKEILRNVDGMFQEYKIYPDGSDELIYVNGAVESLHELTAEEVRVSTDKLWKQVIEEDKQNLKESIQQSAKHLTFWDHKYRIETPSGKRKWIQGRGKPQLQEDGTVLWDTLKIDVTEQEEAKAEREGLYHLIEQSVSEIYIFDQENLQFLYVNEAAINNLGYTLEELNSMSPLDLKTDFSGEYFLKLIKPLKDGEKEVVEFETIHTRADESNYPVSVYIRSGEYKGKCVFVAHIIDETEKKTADERLHSLIEIAPMPIFIESSDGKVTGLWNEAAEKVLGFTKKEALGSTLPHVNTVGQVDSYKQLLKKIQAGKKVQGAEAERMKKDGTIFPARIHASPFLDAKGEVDSILVMLEDVTEEKKIKDNLQNQVQFSRQILDSMPGLFYLMNRDLEFELLNKNAYEFFGISEEDLQNISPYDLIAPEVQDDIAAKIQEVLATGYAEIETVMVAGGEKYQFFINGSLMEQNGDKYILGNGINITERVKSQKRNEVLIKEVHHRVKNNLAIISGMLELELFDLNDGDEKIALPIQRSRSRIQSIARVHELIYGTEDLSSVNLHNYINTLSQDLKKSIMPRGLDIRIETDITRRELNINSAVPLGLLLNELMTNSMKYAFEEKGKIEITITFLEDKCQLDYKDNGKGFEEPFNLETARSTGMVIMKTLINQLGGDYELDTKGGFHLRLRFEPNTRGSHSNL
- a CDS encoding response regulator, producing the protein MSNKNSYILLIEDNPDDIELTKLAFKKNNFANEIKVVEDGEEAINFLLGKDSNGVEKFGLPELILLDLMLPKVNGHEVLRKIKSQDNIKRVPVVILTSSQEEEDIVKGYDFGANSYVRKPVDFQDFMNVVNNMGIYWLVVNKAP
- a CDS encoding sensor histidine kinase, with translation MSENNNYRSVFRYLPIASLVLRPVSNDYAIEDANEAYLETTGIIREELSDMLFFQNHLPAVLQKPDEQIPLLRETLQKVLEENQQQKAHGIQCQIKKAKNGHQAFRQLRFIPISDDQNAVESVLVTLHSDKTSTISSNVPTDKKKISEVFFELKESNKELNYLINQKSAQFEAASEDLKNFLYSVSHDLRAPLRRIDGFSKELLDEYASHLDETGGHYLKRIRQGTQDMGDIIDSLLKLSRTSRTKIEVKEINLSEIVKEEFSKLLNYGDYSKVILNVQEQVTGVADPGLTHVLINNLLSNALKFTSKVDSPEISFGTQTTESGTHYFIKDNGVGFDTAYSDKLFKAFQRLHAQKQYPGTGIGLTTVKQIITMHGGTIWAESELGSGATFYFNFKYSHEQYEQ